The following DNA comes from Longimicrobium sp..
CGCGGCGAGCGGCAGCCGCACGTGCCGGAGCACCTGCCCCGGGCTCATCCCCAGCGCGCGGGCGGCCTCGGTGGCCTCGGGGCCGGCGTCGCGAACGCCGCTGTACGTGTTGCGGACGATCGGGTAGAGCGAGTACAGCCAGAGTGCCGCCAGCGCCGGCAGCACGCCGATCCCCAGCAGCGGGATCATGAAGGCCAGCAGCGCGATCCCCGGGATGGTCTGCAGGAGCCCCACCGCGCGGACCCATGCCTC
Coding sequences within:
- a CDS encoding ABC transporter permease gives rise to the protein EAWVRAVGLLQTIPGIALLAFMIPLLGIGVLPALAALWLYSLYPIVRNTYSGVRDAGPEATEAARALGMSPGQVLRHVRLPLAAPAVMAGIRTAAVITVGTATLAAFIGAGGLGDPIVAGLALSDTRMILSGAIPAALLALLVDGVLALAERVVRPRGLG